A region from the Acyrthosiphon pisum isolate AL4f chromosome A1, pea_aphid_22Mar2018_4r6ur, whole genome shotgun sequence genome encodes:
- the LOC103309643 gene encoding uncharacterized protein LOC103309643, translating to MLRRYHSPVSVSTFASTVSTCVRGKCSINIVPCGLQAPSVSTDVSIISKITGPTPQPPLITGQWTHIQNLPLADPSYNIPGAIDLLLGADLLPSIYLDGLQRGLVGEPIAMNTIFGWVLLRPMDSCDRSSITTMCLTISEPLDSLLKQFWELEELPITCHLSPADLAAEQLYQSTTTRLSSGRFVVSLPFLKPLPLLGDSKTLALQRFKALEFRLNRNNTLKTQYAEFMRDYLTAGHMELIPPAEHGNPYHYYIPHHCVIKPDSLTTKLRVVFNASAKTSAGISLNESMYTGPKLQPDIQRVLLRARLWLPFPICRFSAVNCDNRNCKRGRICTRSSWAHPWCPTRDISR from the coding sequence TAGTATAAATATTGTTCCCTGTGGCCTACAAGCACCATCAGTTTCTACTGACGTctcaataatttctaaaatcactGGGCCCACTCCTCAACCACCGTTAATAACTGGGCAGTGGACACATATTCAGAATTTACCCTTAGCAGATCCATCATACAACATCCCTGGTGCGATCGATTTGTTATTGGGAGCCGACCTGTTACCTTCGATTTACCTGGATGGTTTGCAAAGAGGTCTGGTTGGTGAACCTATCGCCATGAACACTATATTTGGTTGGGTTCTCTTGAGACCAATGGATTCATGTGATCGTTCTTCCATTACTACAATGTGTCTAACTATCTCAGAACCCCTTGATTCGCTATTGAAACAATTCTGGGAACTTGAAGAACTGCCTATCACCTGCCATTTGAGCCCCGCTGACCTTGCCGCAGAACAACTCTACCAATCAACTACAACCCGTTTAAGTTCCGGACGTTTTGTCGTCTCGCTTCCGTTTCTTAAACCATTACCGTTGCTCGGCGATTCGAAGACGTTGGCTCTCCAGAGATTCAAGGCCCTTGAGTTCAGACTAAATCGTAATAACACCCTAAAGACTCAGTACGCTGAATTTATGCGCGATTACTTGACTGCTGGTCATATGGAGCTAATTCCACCAGCGGAGCACGGAAATccgtatcattattatattccgCACCATTGTGTTATCAAACCAGATAGCCTTACTACCAAATTGAGGGTGGTGTTCAACGCATCTGCCAAGACTTCAGCCGGTATATCACTTAATGAAAGTATGTACACGGGCCCCAAACTCCAACCAGATATACAACGTGTTCTACTACGTGCTCGTCTGTGGCTTCCGTTTCCGATTTGTCGGTTTTCGGCCGTCAACTGCGACAACCGCAATTGTAAGCGCGGAAGAATTTGTACGCGCTCTTCATGGGCTCATCCGTGGTGTCCAACAAGAGATATTTCTCGATGA